CTAGGGAAAATggaactccgttttcactggcagagggttgcaggaggccatggcagcctaaaacagagttcgggagcccgttttcactggcagagcacttggggcgccacaggcgcccctgacacaagtgacgtcgaactggccacgcccactctggccacacacaccgcttccccctcccccaaggttAAACATAACtctgatgcaaccctcaatgaaattgagtttgacacccctgacctaggcctattctattcccatttattaaaaacaaaaaaaaacccagcccatTGCCCAGCCATCTTTGCTTGTAAAATCATCTGTTTTCTACAGACACATACTGATTGCCatctcttttttgagtttattGAAAGGTGTGTAAAAAATTGAACAATCTCATTTCGAgtgagttttcttttttaaaagattaacCCTTGGTTTTTGaaatgagtttttaaaaatgcaacattAACTTTGGAGCTCTAGAAATGGATCTAGCTATGGCTACACCTGCCCCTACATATTAAGTAGGGGGCGGGTAAATTaaggaaaaagataaaatattgttacCTGCTGTGGGATCCTCTTCAGGCAAAGCAATCAATGTGTAACAAGTACCAGGCTGATTGTAGAGCAAACTTTTGGCAGGTATATAAGCAATGACCTCATATCCCTCCGTTGGCTCCATCTGCACTGTGACATTTTCCAGAACCTGATCATTCAGCGTATTTGTGCAGTCAAACtatcagaaaaagtgaaagcgTATCAGAGCATAAAACAAGATTTCCAGCATTAGGAAACCAagggttaattttttttaaaaaaagccagcaacgtttgcctgcagtactgttcaagtagtccttaacttacaacagtttacgtagtgaccgttcgaagttacaagagcattgaaaaaagtgacttatgactgttttccacatctatgaccattacagcatccccatagtcatgtgatcaaaagtcagatacttggcaactgactcatatttatgacggttgcagtgtcccggggttatgtgatcacctttcacaaccttctgacaagcaaagtcaatggggaagccagattcacttaacaactgtgtcgctAATTTAGGAatggcagggattcacttaataaatgtggcaagaaagttcgttaAATGGGGCAGaacgcacttaacaaatgtctcactcagcaacataaattttgggatcaattgtggccgtaagtcgaggactacctgtatatagtcTGTGCAACTTCCAAAATGATCTTTTATGGCATTAAATATATTCAGCTGAAAATCCTCAGTTTGCAAGATCTTTCTAGAAGGCAGTTTCCAGGAGAAGATGCATTTCTTCAGTATAACTAACAATTGTAACTATTCACTCTGCGGTATATTCGTTTCTAAGTGAACAAGTGTTCGAGTGAAGATTAATAGTGTTTTCAGAATGATGTCTTCTTGGCCCAGCATGCTTATTATAATCAATATAATTTCAGACTCTCTATATTTATTAGCTGTACTAATGAAGGGCAGATTTCCTTAGGTATATGTGCATTTGAATAATGCTAAAACTTTCAGTCGCTTTAGCAGAAACACTGCAGTGGAAGAAATTCTACTTATTAAAGCCTCCGGGTATCACAAAGCTATAAAAAGAACCTCTGCTTGTCAACTGGTTTAATTCTCTAGTCACAGTTTTAACCTATCAAGCTAAAGGAGATCTTCAGAGACTCTTGAAAGCGTAATGCTAAAGAGGGAATATGATCTGAGAATATTGTATAGTCCCTTTGCTTCAGGACAGTAATGAAGATAGATAGcctttgtttccatttttaattaacTTTATTCCCTTTTGTTAAAATCTGGGTTTAACAACCCTGGACATGCTGCATTTAGAGGTAAACAGGACCTGAGGAAATAAACCAGAGTTTAAAAATATGATTGGTTTTTCCTAAACCCTACTCTTTCCTTGGATAATTCAAGTAACCACATTTAGatgaaaacaaaacagatttattttcaATCTTTCTTTTAGAGTTACATTGGAGAATTACTGTGAGTCTCAGTTTTATTCCCATAACAATAGCTGGTTGTGCAATGTTACAATCAGACAATACAAAAGAATACAAAAGTGCAACAAAATGCACAAAGTGTagctaaagaaataattaatttattaatattgtatcaaaagctatttagtatgaTGTATGTACCTATATTCCAGCATATCAGTGAGAATAACTGTGCAAATGCTTTTTCAACACCACCTACCTGGAACACCATGTGATTGGAGAACGTGTGCTTTGTACAATAGATCACATATTCTGTTTCTAATTCTGTAAGTGCCTCTGGCTCAGGAGAGGACTTGAACAGTGGGCCAAGACCCTGGAACTCTGGAATAGCAGCCAATTGCTCTAAAagagagcaaaaaaaaacaaaacatccacaGGTTTCTGTTTAATGTCATGACTATATTTCTATAGAGATCAGTGTAAAAGGAGAAAGTTTTCAGATTACATCTGGTAGGTTCAATGTAGAAAGACTTTTCCCTATGAATAaacagtatcttttttttaaaaaaaaatacaggattcCCAGGAAAGAATATTGAGGAATTGTCTCCAAATACGAGCTGGTTTTTCTAAGTTAATTCTTTCTGTGCGAATGTCATTACTGCGTTATATACTCTTGAGGTAGTACTTTGTGTTACTCTGAATATAGTTATTAAAAATTGAAGGTCTAGATTTGACTCTGATTCAAACTAAGAAAACAATTAGAAAGCAATTGGAGCAgttattaaaaaaacttttaagatCTAAAAGGACTTTGTTGACTGGGATTTTTTTGTTTGGGGTTATATGGATTTTCTTGTTTGAGATATTCTTGATTGATGGACAGCTccctttttcagaagtggtttactcTTGCCTTCTTTCtaaggtgagagagagaatgactgtcccagagtcactcagttggcttcaTTCTTAAGGCAGGACCAGAATTCAAAATTTCTcaatttctagtctggtgtcttAATCAAACTAGTTCTATTGTTGGAAATTAGTAATatggggaaccccccccccactaTGGACTGAAATCTATTTTAAATATAGACATTCTTAACCAAAAGTATAGGTGGAAAATTCTCATTTTTAGAAACTTTTGTAAAGGAAGTAAGATTCCAGAAATCAAAAAAGTTGAATATAGAACAAAACAACATCTTGCATTATACTTCGTTTTATACAACCACCCATGGAAACAAACCTTGGAATATATCTTGTCGGGTTGTTGCTATTTTCTCTAACTGCTTCACTGCAGAGGTGGGAGTGTTTTCTGTGGAAGGGCAAGAAAAACACAACAGTAgtataaaaatggagaaaacagGACTGAAAGGTATGCTGTGGTAATTCAAAAGGGATGCAAATCCTCCCGCAACAAAAGAGATTGTTTTTGCAGGccactgagggggaaaaaagggcagGTGGCAAGAGGAATGGGAGATAATTGGAACTGGCAGCAGGTCTGTAACAATAATAATGCAAAAGGTTAATGGTAAAATataaattcttggttggcaatggAAGGGGAAATGAAGTACTCTCAGATGTCCActaaaatgaaagacaaaaagTTCATAACATCACAGATGTTACTGCCAAAGTTTCTCAAATCAAACCCAAAACATTTTGATAAGGATTACAAAGTTGGATTCTATGCTAGACCAGGAAAATGGCTTTCCTTTCTaagataagagctgtggtggcgcagtggttagaatgcagtactgccggctaactcactgctcacttcaggagtttgattctgagcggctcaaggttgactcagccttccatccttccgaggttggtaaaataaagacccagattgttgggggcaatatcctgactctgtaaaactgcttagagagggctgtaaagggggcactgtgaagcagtatagaagtctaagtgttattgctattgctttctctTACCTGCTCTTTGTTCAATGATGGGGGCAGTTGCCAAGGGAACGGACTTGAGGTCAAAGGGTTTTTCAGAGGGGTCCAGAGTATATTGATGCAGAGCCCTTTCCAGGCCAGGGATAGATACTGTCAATCCTGGAAAAGAGAAGTGTTGAGCCTTTGCAAAATGCAAGAAACTAGGCAGGTCTTTGCCAACTTCTAAATCAGAGCACAGGCAACTCTCTTCTTCTATAATTCCATATGGTTCCTTCTAATGAAAGAGGTTAGGTTTTTACAAGTTGAAATGCTTCCTTCCCCCCGCCCATCCCGCTTCATTTCTTGTGTCTATTTCCAAATGTAGTGACATCTATTTGTTTAGCCTAATGAATCTGTGTGTCTCAAGCATATCCTCAAAAGATTACTTCTGGAAACCTCTAATCCCTAGAGGAGAAGCAACATCTGGTATACATCTGTTTCCATTTAAGGTTCAAACACAGGGGACAAGGAGTCTCTGCCATGCATCAAAGCATTATCTGCTCAGACAGCAAATGTTACTACCAAAGAGGAGCAGAGCTGGAAATTAGGGTGCCCGCCCCCTTTGCTCTTCATGCTGTGTTAGCCATGTCTGTTCACCCACAGGCATTCAAAAAGAACCATCAACATCATCAATCAAAGGAAGACTTCCAGCCAGCAGGCATTTGAATTCTGAAGGTTGCCCTAAACCAAAACGTATCAGCTACTAAGAGATAAACGGGAATAGAAAATCATGCATTCACTCTGCCCTTGCTTCTTTTCCAACCCTCAAGAAGAAATTGATGGCTGTGTCTTAAACATGTAAATAAAGAATTGAGGTCATTCAATGGTGGGGAGGAGCCGCATAGGTTATGAAGTGCCCTGCTCAATAACCCTCTTAGCAGACAGATCAGCAAAGACATTAGAGATGAGAATGATGGTCATACAAATGAATGTTTATCTCAGCCAACTCAAGCAAAACAACTGTATAATGGAGAAGGAATGGTGGAAAATAAGAGGAACAGACACTGCCCCAGTGAGGTTTTGCGGACTCCCCAAAATACACAAAATAGGAGTCCCACTCAGACCTATTGTAGCGCTACAACCTTACATATAACTTGGCTAAATGGCTGTCACAATACTTGAGCTTCCTGACCCAACCCTCAAACAGAACGGAGATGGGCATAAAGAATTGACTTGAAGGAGAAACATTCTCGCCTTTGGCCTTTTCCCTGCTAGTGAATAATAGTATCGTCTACTGTCTTTCAGACATCACTGGAGCTGGAGGGAGATGAAAAGACTGGGTTTGTTCCCTTGGGTGGTTGGAACTGTTAGTCCATCAAAATCCTTGATTAATCAATCAGAGTTGTTTGGAGTTGGTTGGCCtggaaatttaattaaataaccaAATCAACAGAGGTGATTTAAGGCTTGCCCTCATCACTGACACAATGATGTTGGGATGACGAGAAGATACTATTACTTACTAGTGGCGGATATGGCCTAATACAAAGGTATTAGGCTATGAAAAGTATTCaaggcaataaataaaaatatagttatGAGTAAAAAATTTTGCATCATTCCAGGGTTTGGATAGAGGAAAAGACTCCATTGTATACTTTTCTTTCTAGTCTGAATGTAGGCAATTTATAACTTTATGAAGTCTGAGCAAACTATATCAGATTGCATTTAGTTCTTAAGCAATTTAAAATTTCTGTTTTCAAATAGGCTTAAAGTTTTACAGCCTCCACCATGCCGAAATATCCCCATTTACAAATTTTTACACTGAGATCAATGTTGTAAACTTGAGGGCGTTTAACAATTTTCAGCATTTACTTGTTTTATCATATATGAAGGCCCATCAATATCagtggcttaatttttttttaaaaaagcaatgaatAATGAACTTAAAATACCATTCAGAATGTAGCCAGCGTTGAGGGCCTTTTGCTTCTGCTCCAATACACTTAAGTAGAAAGTAGCCCTGTCTCTGACTTCATTGTCATCATCCATCACACAcctgaagttttttaaaaaagagaaggttCTGCTCAATTGGAGGAATATATATTTCATTAGACCCCCATCTAGAACATTAAATCAGTGTAACCAATCAGGAAACATAACATGACACATTACAACAACAGGATAAAAATGCGTGCAAATAATGTTGTTTTCTTTCATAAAAGTGGGACAAGATACCTGCAATGGAAAGAAGCTAAGGGCTTGCAAGCCCCAGCTGATTCCTACCCTCTAGACCTGGCCTGATCTCCCTTTGGTGGTTGAGTGACTGTGGAGGCACTGTGCTGCCGTAACTTTGAAACCAGGTCATAATAGCATATGGGGAGTCtatggtaactttgaacagtcgctaagtgactgattataagtcaaggacgtaTAGACTTGCATTAACATTTTTTAGAAATTATGATCAGGTCCCAATTACTGGCCATGTAAGACAATTGGAAAATGGCTCAAAAATATGCTCAATATGCCCCAGTGATATGGAATCTAATCATCTTAGAGCATggatgttaaactcaaggccaggcgccagatccggcccacgggttgcttagatctggcccatggggctgccctagaaacagcaaagaaccggcccgtggtgtctctgccagcaaaaacgggctccggagcttcatttttggctgtgatggcctcctgcaatcctctgctagTAAAAATGGAGTTCAAGAGGGCTGCGTgctcttgggccaccacaggcgctcctgacacgagtgacgtcgagctggccacgccccccccgcccccccaaggtcaaacacaaccctgatgcggcccacaatgaaatcgagtttgacacccctgtcttagagtcTTATTGTCGCTTCAGAACAGACCCAATTTTCACTAACGATACATTTTTACGTGGCATCTTTACGTTTTCCAAACTTGCCATGTGGCCAAGCTGCTATACCCAAAGCTCACCTTTTCAGTAACACTAGGATGCTTGGTAGCATTTCCTCattctgagccccaaatttagccAGAGCACTCACTGCACCTGCAAACAAGTGAAAAAAGGTAGGAGTGATTAATTGGAAAAGACAAGGAAGATATTTATATCATTATTTGTACACATATGTATCGTTATATACAAATAGCTAAATATCATTTTTAAGCTACATGTATATAATGTTACTGCAGCCAAATATGTTTAGGAAAACATTATTAAAACAGTTCCAAGGTTAAATGGATTTGAGTACTTATCTAAAGCTAACAGGTGGAATTCTTTGAAGTATTTGAATATGTCCTAGTATCTGATCACCATTTAGCTCAATTAGCAATTCCCCCAACCCATTCAACTATTTTCTACATGTGGATGAAATTCAGAAGAAATTAAGTAAAATgtgtttatttcaaaatgttatcTATAATCTGGTGATAAAAAGAGTTCAATTGCTACAACAAATCCAAAGGAGAAAAGCTGTGCCTCAATTTGCTTTGCAAGCAGAtggtctaatacaggggtctgcaaacttggctcttttaagacttgtggacttcaactcccagagttcctcagctagctttgctttgctggctgaggaactctgggagttgaagtccacaagtcttaaaagagccaagtttgcagacccctgcattagaccatCTGCTTGCAAAGCAAATTTTGCAGACGAAGTGTGCAGGCCCTTGGTCTAATGTCCAGTTTTAGGATCTCCCAAGCATGACTGTAAAAAAATCCTTGCTTGGGCACACCAGAAAGCTGCCACCTGTTagaaatgatgatggtgatggtgaaaaCAGGTAGACCAATAACCTACTTAATTTTCCAACATTCTTACAGCATGTGTTTTTCTAGTGCACGTACCTGCCCTAACTTCTTCATGTTCCAAGACAACTCTGTTGTAAATGAAACGAATATATTTTGAAGGATTGTTGGTCTTTGGTCCTTCCTGGCCCAGCAAGTGGAGAATTCGGGTGGCCAGGACAGTAAATTCACAATCCTCAATGAACTCGCATAGGTGGGAGAGGCCGGTTTCCTTGCTTTCAGCATTTTCTTCTATGATACTGATGATACATTCAACAATGGCTCGTTTGTAATCAAAGCCACCCTAAGTAGTAAGGAGATTGGATCAGAATGACAGATTAGGCTTTCCTTCCTCACATGCTAGCTCATTATTTTATAAAGAAGACACGTCTAGGCAAGCTCAGACTAAAATCAGTATGAAGTCATGTTTTTTCCTATGACTTGATCTTACGGTAAAAGGGTATTGTAAGAATTACATAGAAGGCATCTGATCAAACTACCCAAGATATTGTGGATCAATTTGTATTTCTGTCCTTCGAGGGAATTTACGTTTCTATCCTACTTTTCTAGAAAGATCTCCACTATGTGAACTCTTTTGTCTGCAAATGAAtggtgaaaagtaaaaaaaatctaactATGCTGTGTAGTTCCAGAAAACTGGCCTGTTAGCACACACAATTAAAAGTTCCTACCAAATATTGGCTGCTAATTTTTAACTCAGGTTTAATCATTGTATTTTCCTTTGAACAATCTTTGTCCATTTCTTACTCCACTCTGCTTCATGTCTTTGTAAATAGGCATTGATTTATTCTTTTTCTACAGCCTGGGAAACTGGCCTTCAGCGCCGAGAAATATGCTTATCCATTTcttaggaaatgaaatgaaatttctgGAAATGGGGCTAACATTTCTGCTATAGGCACAATCCCATCTGCCTAAATATTTGTGTGTTTGGGCTGAGATCATCAATTATTACTTATCAGATGATCACCAGCAGCCTATCAGCCTGTGAAATATATAGTGGTGCAGAGTTGGTCTAGCCACCTATCTGACTGTACAGTATTGGAGGTGCAGATATCTTGATTTGTCAAAGTCACTAAGAACATTGACTGAAGGAGAGTGGGTCCTGTTTTCGCTATAACCTTTTGAAATTGAAAACTGCTCTGTTACAAGTTCTCTTTAAATTTCAAAGCAAGTAAATAAGGAAGGACAGCTCTTGTTTTTTTGCACAgcaaagagtcaagaataaagaCAATATCTCAAGCAGCCAAGCTTACCTCCTCACGTAGCATTGTGAAGAGGAAACTCATAAGGACTGCATGCTTGCGTGGATATTTTTGACAGAGGGCACTGATAGCCTGAACCACCACAACCTAGATGAAATCAGGGAATGAAACGAGAACCATGAACAACTAGAATTGTCCCCATCAGCCATTCCATCCCACAACATGGAACACGGTGAAGGACTAACACAAAAAAATTTCCATGCCTTGAACTCATCCGAGATTTCAGACATGAATGAGGAGATCTGCTTCATGAGACGGTCAATGCTACTCTCACTGCCAGTTTTCAGAAGAGTTGTGATGGCCAAAGTAGCAATGCTGCGATTGGAGTCGGTCACGAGATTCTCCAAGTCAAGGTTACAGGCAGTCACTGCAGACGGGTGCTTCATGGCAACCTAATAAAGGGAAAAGGAAGCAGAATTCACCACATGCAAATCAGGTGACCTTGACAGCATTGATATACAATTAAATGTACATAAATTAAATGTGTATCTGGAGAGAATGAGCCAGATGCATCTATTATGCCTGGAATGTGCCTAGCCATGTGCTCCTCATTCTCCCACCCCTTTGCTTGCTTTGGTTTATTCAGCCTTCATTCTTTCAATCCTATTCTTTTTATACCACAAATTCCACTAATCCAGCGTCTTCTTTTTAGTAAAATTACAGTTTACTCATCAAGATCTTCAATCGAAGTTTGATCCTAAGATATGAAACaatctacatctctctctctgtctctctctctcttttaaatgcAGGAGCTATTCTGCCTTTATTTAGAAGAATCAGATTTGCTAAGTATCAAAAAAGATAGCAAAGTATAAGAAAACTAAGCTTCCCTCATGAAGAGAATTTCATAGGTAAAACAAAGCAAGGATTGATCTCCTGATCTACCTACACTGCCACAAGGATAGAAACTGGGCCTCACATGAGGAACTTAGAATACCCATCAGCCACAGTAGAGATGCTTGGGTCTGCAGAAAGCAACCACCAACAGCTATGCTCTAGATTTCAGGTTTGATTTCTTTGATCCATCTTACCTTGTTGAGGGTTCGGACGGCTGCATACCGAAGAGCTGCTTTGGGTGAACTACAGAACAACTGCAACACTAGGAAAGGTAACATTTATGAAAGGATGAGTCAGATCCATTATTTGCAGCTTCATTACATAAGATACCAGGGAAATGGGGAAATTATGCAGAAAAGACCAATTTATATCATTCAAAATTTACCTTTTACTTTAATAATTTATAAACTATCCACTGGGGATTACAAGTAGTATCTGCTTTAGTTCCTTGTTTGTTTCCCTCATTAAGCTTCTTTCCTCTTTcgaaaaactgattttttttaaactgtattacAAGATCAGGCCCTTTCACTGAGACCATTAGACAGAGATAAGTATActgcacacacaaacatatacgtacacatgcatatatatacatacatacatatatatgtaggtcttgtcaTATtccggtcttttcccatgtaaggttacagtatcttggcgacgtttcgatgaggtctcactcatcatcttcaggctggtgctttcagcttcgtgcttgtgcgagctttgctttgctttgctcgcacaagcacgaagtcgaaagcaccagcctgaagatgatgagtgagacctcatcaaaacgtcgccaagatactctcaactttacacgggaaaagacctgaatatgccaagacctacatacctatacccgtgaaaacctacgaaaacaaatacatacacacacacacacacacacatacatatatacacacacacacttccataGAGCAACAATGAGTTGCTCTATGAGTTTCACTATATTGATACTACTCTGCAATACAGTCCAACATCTAAACATGAAGCAACATGGCTGAAAGTGTTAGTAACTTTACAGAAACACAGCAACAAAGTTCATTTTGCAGCCAGTAAAACTTCATTTAGAATTAATAAACCAAGCCAACACACGTCAAGTAACTCAACAAACCTTAAACATGAAATCATTAAAAAATCTGTATAGTCTGTATGTCACAATTACCAGACACAGCAGGTGCTAGTTCCTTAGCTGTGCATTCAGGGAGGTTAACAATGGCTGATGCTGCTTCATAGACCACCATTTCATGCTTGTTCCGTAAGCAGTTTTCAATGAAATCAAAGAGTGGACTATCCCGGCtaggacaagaaacaaaaaacacacacaaaaaaagaaatattaaattcaAACATCCATTATCATCCACTTCATTTAAACACCAATGACTGCTTCTTTTTTCTGTGATCAACGTTCAGTTTATATATATTGGATTAAAATTGCTGATCGGATAGTACAAACACCAGCATTCTTTAAATTTAAACAGACAAttgcagattataaaatattactAAATCGTCAATAATTCATCCTGCTCAATCTTGTCTTGTGAGAACAACAAGTTTAAGAAAATTAACAGATTGCTAATATCTCTGTTGATATGTCTATAATACTTTATAGACATATAACAGAGACAGCGGAATTCCAATTGTCGCTTTACTGGAGGCCAAAAAATACAATATGGTACAGAATAAGTGTTTGAACATGTATTAGTGGGATGTGGTTTGGATATGTGTTGGTGAGGACACGTGGTGGTTGGTGAGGACATGtattggactagaactcatgatctcctagtTTCTTGCCTGGTGCCTTTAATCACTTAcactgggctgggaagtggctcaacaggctaatgcagcctgttattaacacacagctgcctgcaattacaattactgcaggcttgagtcccaccaggcccaagttgactcagccttccatcctttataaggtaggtaaaatgaggacccagattgtgaggggcaataagttgactttgtatataatatacaaatggatgagactattgccttacacaatgtaagccgccctgagtcttcggagaagggcgggatataaattcaaataataaaaaaaaaaactggctctATAGACCAGGGGGTAAAACTAGCAACCCACGGGCTGCATGGGTCATATGCAGGCCATATcgaccccagctccgtgaaggaaaAAACCATCATGAAACGTCATATGACGGCAacatgatgctgtgagtttgacacccatggtatagacctacatacatacatcctaTTTTGAAGACAGAAAGATGTCCTTTTCTTACCCTCCAGCTTCTTCTTCAAGCAATTTACTGGCGACTCGAATCATCATGCAATAGGCAAAAGGTGACTTCAACCCATGACGCATGAACTTGTTTAGCATCTTGTTGACAGCCAAGCGATCATTCTTACGAATGTGATACAGCAAGCCAAGAGCATGATACTGGAACAAGGTAGCAAAGGAAGATAATCCATTAATGTCATTCCTATATGTGTACACATAAATTCATCAGACTGCAACGTTATATATTCCAGATCAGCTTTAAAACTCTTACTTGGACCATGATATTGTCACTAGATGCTGCCTCCTGAGCTTCATTCACCCAACGTTTTACTATATCAAAACTCGTCTTTAGAAGATGCTGTAAAGGAAGAAAGCCAGAGAACATATCAAGAAGTTGCTTCAAATGTCAAACAGAAACATTGCAATTGGCCCAGAATGGCTCCAAAAAAGATTAGACATTTTGTGGCCCAGGAGTTGCATTACATCATCATTTTTCTATTCTCTCTTTCGCTCTCATTCGTGATCTAAAATAGTGACAGTTTGtgcctttaaaataatttatcaaaAACAAACACACAGCCACATCCTTGCTTTTTCCAAACAGACAAATTGCTCCATCAATTAAGAATGACAATGCGCCATTCTACTACTCACAGAATTGAGAAAGAACTATTCATCTGTCAATTCTTTCT
This genomic window from Ahaetulla prasina isolate Xishuangbanna chromosome 2, ASM2864084v1, whole genome shotgun sequence contains:
- the COPG1 gene encoding coatomer subunit gamma-1 — its product is MLKKFDKKDEESGGGSNPFQHLEKSAVLQEARVFNETPINPRKCAHILTKILYLINQGEHLGVMEATESFFAMTKLFQSNDPTLRRMCYLTIKEMSSISEDVIIVTSSLTKDMTGKDDNYRGPAVRALCQITDTTMLQSIERYMKQAIVDKVPSVSSSALVSSLHLLKTSFDIVKRWVNEAQEAASSDNIMVQYHALGLLYHIRKNDRLAVNKMLNKFMRHGLKSPFAYCMMIRVASKLLEEEAGGRDSPLFDFIENCLRNKHEMVVYEAASAIVNLPECTAKELAPAVSVLQLFCSSPKAALRYAAVRTLNKVAMKHPSAVTACNLDLENLVTDSNRSIATLAITTLLKTGSESSIDRLMKQISSFMSEISDEFKVVVVQAISALCQKYPRKHAVLMSFLFTMLREEGGFDYKRAIVECIISIIEENAESKETGLSHLCEFIEDCEFTVLATRILHLLGQEGPKTNNPSKYIRFIYNRVVLEHEEVRAGAVSALAKFGAQNEEMLPSILVLLKRCVMDDDNEVRDRATFYLSVLEQKQKALNAGYILNGLTVSIPGLERALHQYTLDPSEKPFDLKSVPLATAPIIEQRAENTPTSAVKQLEKIATTRQDIFQEQLAAIPEFQGLGPLFKSSPEPEALTELETEYVIYCTKHTFSNHMVFQFDCTNTLNDQVLENVTVQMEPTEGYEVIAYIPAKSLLYNQPGTCYTLIALPEEDPTAVACTFSCMMKFTVKDCDPNTGDTEEEGYEDEYVLEDLEVTVADHIQRVLKPNFGAAWEEVGDEFEKEETFTLSTVKTLEEAVGNIVKFLGMQPCERSDKVPDNKNSHTLYLAGVFRGGHDLLVRSRLVLTEIVTMQVTARSKEELPVDIIMGSVG